AATTCATGATTAACCTTCTTGAAAACACAACTTTAGAAGTATTACAATTTAATGTTCAATTGGAGAAAGAAATTAAAAGCTATTTAGGTTACGATTTTAAATTAAAATTACAAAAAAAGACTTGATATTGTAACCCATGACGTTACACTCATATCTGGTGATCAAATCATTTCTTCATAAAGGTTTAGAAGATTTTTTCAATACTGGTAGCAAAAAAGGAATAAGACCTGATCACTCTAGTAAACTTGCAAGGATATTAGATAGGTTAGATGCCTCTTTAAAGCCTGAAGACATGGATTTACCAGGATACAAGCTTCATCCTTTAAAAGGTGATAAAAAAAAGCGATGGTCTGTTTCCGTAAATGGAAATTGGAGAGTTACTTTTCTATTTGTTGGTAAAGATGCAATTTTAGTTGATTATGAGGATTACCATTAATGAAAAACACTAAAACACGAAAGCCTACCCATCCGGGAGAAGTTTTACTCCAAGATGTCTTAAAACCTTTAAATTTACCTATTTCTGAAGCTGCGAAAAGTTTAGGTGTCTCAAGAAAAACTCTTTCTGAAATTGTGAATCAAAAAGCTGGGATTACTCCAAATATGGCTGTTAGAATCGCATATGCTACAAATACATCTGCTGAAAGCTGGATTCGAATGCAAGGAAAGTATGATCTTTGGTTAGCTATGCAAGAAAAAATAAATCATATCGAAAAATTCCCTATCGCTGTTTAAAATCAAACCGGCGTATAACTACGCCTTACCGCTACGCTGCGGGATTCACTACGTTCACCCTTGCTCGGGCTAAAGCCACATTGGCTTTCCGTCACGTTTCTCGCAGAGCAAGAAAACGCGCCGTCCGCCAACGTCGGTAAGGCTAGTTCGTTATACGACATTTCCTAAATTAAAATTATGAGTAATAATTCCGGCAATATACTTACAGATTTCATTGAAAAATTAGATTCTTTAATTATCTTATTGAGATTTTCAAGAGAAGAAATATATGAAAAACTACCGCACAATTTTCTTCTTTGGGGAGAAGGCAAAGAAATTGAAATCAATTACCTAAAATACAAAGAACAAATTCTCGATTCTACCACAATTTTAGGTTGTTCCTATTTTGAAAATTTTCTTCAAGATTTCTTTCGTGCACTATATAAGCACAATCCATCTTCACTACCGAATAAAAAAAAGATAGAAATAGATTTTATAATGAAAGTTAACACATACAATGAAATACTAGATTATATTATCGATAGCGAAATTCATGAGACATTTTATAAAAGTATTTCTGAGGTGCTAGCAATACTAAGTGATAAATTTGGGTTTCAAATTTCGGCAAACAATATTTCTTCAATTCAAACTGGATTTCTAATTCGAAACTGCCTGATTCATAATAAAAGATTATACGACAATAAGCTTGCAGATAATTTAAAAAAACCAGCTCTCACGCAAATAGATTTCAGCGAAAGTGAAATTCATGATCTTGGACTAGTTCTTAGAAATTTTTCAAGAGATTTATATGAGCAAGCAATTGTGAAAAAGATTATTTAACTTAACGTGGATAAAAAATGAATTCACAAGAATTAGAAAATTTTCTGAAGACAGAGTTTACTGCAATAAAAACTTACCCGACAGGACTAATTGCCTTAAATAGAGATAATTTGGACTATTTTGTTGAATCTTGCCATGAGTCTAAAATCAGGGAAATCATACCTCTTTATCATGACAAAGTAACACGCCTAATGAACACATTGCCTGGCATAGGAACCTTAACCCAATTCTTACTATGTTGCCATTCATAATGAAATTTTTAGAAAAGAAGACTTCCCTTTTCATTATTCTCTATCCGAATAAAAAGGAAACGTCGTATAACTACGCCTTACCGCTACGCTGCGGGATTCGCTTTCGCTCACCGGAAAAATTGAAAATTTTACCATTGTAGTTGTTGTTTTTGTAGACAAATCTAATAAATCCGATGAAAAATTAAGAATAATTTCCGCGAGAAAAGCTGATAAATCAGAAGAGAAAGAATATCTCCAAAGATTAGGTAAACACTAAGAAATGAAAAAACATTACGATTTCTCAAAAGGCAAAAAAGGAATCTTCTTCATTAAAGATAAGAAAGATATCCATCTTCCTATATACCTTGATAATGATATTGAAGAATATTTTTCCAAAATTGCTTTTTCAAAAGGTAAAGACATCAATTCTATAATTAATAAAGTTCTCAAGAAGGAAGTTGAACTGCAAAAGGAACTTTCAGCTTAAATATATTCTTCATACTTCCCGTTTTGTATGATGCTTACAAGCATACGAACAACAGTAAACATCATTTATTTAAAATTCGATTCCTGAAATAATTGTCTAATTCTAATATTGGTTAGTTTTTTTAAATGCATTTTCTCTTGGATAAAAAACGAGAAAGCAAATAAATCCAGTTAGTTCAACTGTTTATTCCACTTTAATTATCATCTTCCTAGCGATAATAATTGTTTTTAAATTTCTTAAACTCCAATAGCAATAGATTTTAATTAATAAAATATAAGTAACTGCATTCTAAATTTATAATTAGGAATGGGAAGATCCAATATTCACTAATAAAAGCTACGACGTATAACAACGCCTTACCGCTACGCTGCGGGATTCGCTTCGCTCACCCTTGCTCGGTCTCCGACACATTGTCCTCCGTTACGTTTCTTGCTTAAGCAAGAAAGCGTGCCGACGCTAACGTCTCTCCGAGACTCAGCTACGGACAACGTCGGTAAGGCTAGTTCGTTAGCCGAAAGTCAGTAATTCTATTAATTTGAAATACAGTGGAAATGAAAAAACTGAATATTTTAAGCAAAATTAAAGCGGATTATTAAAATTTTCTAACTCTTTTCTTTAAAACTTTGTTAAGAAAGAATCAGAAATTTAACATTTGTGTCCCTATTTTTTAATTCCATAGCTTGACATAATAATATATATCTCATAGTATATATTATTATGAATAGAGCTAAATTATTCAAAAATGGCGATAGTCAAGCAATAAGACTGCCGAAAGAGTTCAGATTTAATGGTAAGGAAGTCTATATCAGAAAAGAGGGAGCAAATGTTATCTTATCTCCTATTGATGATGCTGCCGATAGGCTCTGGAGCATCTTAGGGCAATTTCCTGACGACCTACGAATTGAAAGAAATCAGCCCAAAGGCTTCGACAAACGTGAAAGCATATGAGCCAATATTTATTAGATACGAATATCTGTATCTATATCATTAATAAAAGGCCAGAAGCTGTTCTCAAAAAATTCAAGAAAATCAGTTTAGATAATATCTTTATTTCCTCCATTACTGAATTCGAATTACGATATGGAGTCGAAAAGAGTCAAAGACATGAACAGAATTTAAGGATACTCGAAGATTTTCTTGGGTATCTTAATATCATTTCTTTTGACGGAAATGATAGCAATGTAGCTGCTAATGTTCGAACTAGGCTTGAAAAGAAAGGCGAAGTCATTGGACCATATGACTTATTAATTGCCTCTCAAGCTATTTCAAGAGAACTCATTCTTGTTACTAATAATGAAAAGGAATTCAAAAGAATTAAAGAAATCCAATTAGAGAATTGGATTCATTAACTCGCTGATCATCGGCTAACTACGCCTTACCGCTACGCTGCGGGATTCGTTTCACTCACCCTTGCTCATTATGCGACATTAGTTTAAAAATATTTCAAAGAGAACCCATGGGAAAAAAAATAACAATCTACCAAATTGATGATAATGAAACTGGTCCAAAAACGATTGAAGTTGGCGGATCCTCTCTAAGAGCAATTTATTCTCCGAGATCTAGATTAAAGGAATTATTAAATAGAACTGAATATAAAAATCCAGGTATCTATGTTTTAAATTCATTTCCAAAAGAAAATACTTTCAATGAGCGAATTTATATTGGAGAAGCTGATCCCCTTGAAGAACGATTAAAAAATCATTTATCAGACGATACAAAAGATTTTGTTGAATGTGTTGCGGTTTTCAGCTCCAATCCAGGTGAATTAACAAAAGCACATATTAAAAATATGGAATCAAAGCTATATGTATTTGCAACAAATTCAAAAAATTGTGAAATTGATAATTCAAATAAACCCACTCTTTCAACTTTATCTGAAGCAGATGAATCTTTGGTAGATAATTTTATTCAGCAAATAAAATTAATCTTTCCACTATTGGGATTTCGATTTTTAATTCCTTCCACTATTCTATCAGAAAACATAGAATTACAAAATCTCCAAAAATTTAAAATAACCAGAAAGGGACTTTCTGCAAATTTGATAATTAATGACCAAGGTTATGTTGTATTGAAAGGATCAACGGCGTCTAAAGAAGTCTTTTCCTCTTTAGGAAGCTATACAGCTTTAAGAAATAAACTAATTGAAACAAATGTTCTAATTGAATCAAATGGACATTTAGTTTTTAACGAAGATACAATTTTTAGTAGTCCGTCAGCAGCATCATGTATTGTATTAGGCACAGCATCATCTGGACCTGAAGAATGGAAGACTGAAACTGGAATTAAGCTGAAAGACATAAACTAACTTCGCATAACTAGGGTTTATCATGGACAGTTAGTATATATCCATCTAAGTCTTTGAATTGAAAAGTCATTCCAAAGGGCCCCATTTCAGGACTACTAATAATCTCCGCTCCCTTTTCTCTAATTTCTTTGCAATAAGCCACCGAATCGTCACATTTAAACCATAAAGCAATTCCTGTCCCTGGATTCTTTAGCTGTGATAAGTCGACAACCGGTTCACGAATCGCAAAAGGGATCGGAGAGGTATCAAATACCACAGCATGCGGTGGACTGAAGGAGGCTGTTCGAAAACCCAAAACCTCAGTATAAAACTTCTTTGAAGCCTCTATATTTTTTACCTGTATAGCAAGAAAGTCTGCCCCTTTTAGAGTTGCCATCATTTACCTCCCAAGCAATATCAGCACACTGATACATATAATATATCAGCATGCTGATATGTCAAGAGGAAATAATGAAGAAATTTTATGCAGAATCACACCCAGGTTATTTATTAAAAATTGCCCAGCATGAACTTCGTAAAATGATGGATAACAAATTAAAAGAAATTGAACTTACAACACCACAATATGCTACCCTGAATGCAATACACGAATATCCAGGAATCTCAAATGCCGAAATAGCACGTAAAAGTTTCATCACACCTCAGACATCTAATTTGATTATTAAGAATCTAGTAGAGAGAAATCTAATTATAAGAAAAGTAGATTCCAAACATGGAAGGATTCAAAAAAATACATTGTCTGAAGCCGGTAAAAGACTATTGGGAACTGCAAATAATTATGTTGAAACCGCCGAATATGAGCTATTTTCATCACTCTCACGGGAGGAAATAAAAATCTTAACATCGTTATTACAAAAAATATTAAAAAGAAAAATCGAAAAAAATATCTTTGGCTAGTTCGTTATACTAAATTTCAGGATTAAAATAACTTGAGCATTTTGAAAGCTATTCAATTTCCCTTTTTACTGACAGCACTATTGGGGCTTGTCGGTCTACAAACTAACTATTGGGTTGGGCTTCTATTAGATGCACCTATTCTTGAATTGGAAGAATTAGAGACGAGACCTCCTCGCCTTGTTGTACAGGTGACCAATTTAACCATGAAATCCGTCTTCCATAATCTCGTTATTAACATGAAGTTCGATCAAGACCCCATTGTAACTAAGGCCAACACAATAGCCATCCCACCTTCGTCTCTGCATCGTCGTGATCCATCTGTTGAAGGCAGAATTCTAGCCTTCTATATTCCGACAATTCAACCCGGTCAAAGTTATCATCTAGAAATTACCTTAGATACAACGCAAACACTACCAATGTATACCACCTTTCATCTGACTTCATCGGAAGCAGTTCTTCTAAAGCGTCCTTCCTTTGAGACATTCCTTCTGCGCCACCACATCCTTTTGAACGCAATTCTACTAAGTTTTTGGTCCCTCAGTATCGGCTTTTATTTCTGGAAAATCAATAAACATAAACGGAGGAAACGTTCATGAATAATAAAGCAGTTTTAGTAGTTGCAATCTTGATGCTGACAACGGTTAATTTGTATCCGAAAGAAACATGTATTATAGGCCTACGCGCACCAGATGGATCTCCAGCCAAATTTCAGATTATCGAACATAGTTCTTCTAAAGTGTTAGCAATTTCCAATAATAAGGGAGCTGCTACAATCATCTACGATTCTCCCGCTATGTTAGAAACGCTTTTAGTGGAAATTAAATTGGATATTTTGACCGCGAAAATTTATGCACTGCCCATTAAGCTCCGTGACTCATTCTATCCGGATGCCTACTGTGGGAAATGGCTCGACCTTAATTTTAACTAAGTCCAATTCAGAAACTGCGCATAACTATGGCTTATCGCTATGCTTTAGGATTCACTTCACTCACCTACGACCAACGTCGATAAGCCTAGTTCATTATCTGCAATTTAGTGCTTAAGAAGTGAATGATAAAATTACACCACTTAAAATCATTAGATTCAATTCTTACGCGTTTAAAAAAAAGGAGTCGATTTATGTCTAAAATTACACCCTTCCTTATGTTTAATGATCAGCTTGAGGCTGCAATAGCATTCTATACTTCAACGTTCCCTGATTCGGAAATAAAGAATATTGCTCGCACTGGCAACGATGGTCCAATTACATCGGCCGAATTCGTCATCGGCGGTCAATTTTTTATGGGATACAACGGCGGTTCATATTTCCAGTTTTCAAATGGTTTTTCGCTTTTTGTTGACTGTAGGGATCAAGAAGAAGTCGACGAGTATTGGAATAAGCTTATCAGCGCAGGTGCAAAACCACTCCAGTGTGGGTGGATTACTGATCAATTCAGTATAACTTGGCAAATCGTACCCAGACGTTTCATGGAACTTATTAACGATCCCAATCCGAAAAAAGTAAAAGCTGTAATGGATGCCATGATGGAAATGATAAAGCTTGAGGTTGCTACACTTGAAAAGGCTTATAATGAGGCTTAAGTAGTTTCGATAACTACAGTCTGTTCGATGAATCAGTGATCTATTTGGAGTTTGGGCCTATGGGCTGGATGATTTCAGAACTTAACTTTTTAAAAAGTTTCCCAAAATCCATCACGTTAGGGTAATAATGCGATGGATTTTGGAACACACATCAAGATTCACATAACTACGATTTATCGATACGCTGCGGGATTTTACCAAAGACCGGCGCACTCAAGATTGATTGCGATCGCTTGTTCGACGCTTTGGAAAAATTGAAAAAAAACGATAAGAAAGACATAGGCGAATAATAAAAGGAATCATATGAGAAAGTTAATTGCAGCAATCAATATGACACTTGACGGGTTTTGTGACCACACCTCAGGTGTCCCTGACGAAAAAATACATCAACATTATGCCGACCTGTTGAGAAGTGCTGATACAGCTTTATATGGCAGGATAACATACCAACTTATGGAATTTTGGCGAACCGTGCTGAAAAATCCCACAGGCGATAAAACAATGGACGACTTTGCAGCTGCAATAGACAACATACCGAAGATTATTTTTTCCCGCACACTGAAAAATGTAGATTGGAAAACTGCGAAATTAGCAACTCAAGACCTTGAGAAAGAAGTTTTGGATCTCAAGCAACAATCGGGTAAAGATGTTCTTGTGTGCAGTCCAAGCTTGATTGTAGCTTTGACGAAACTTAATTTAATAGACGAATACCAACTTTGTGTTCACCCTGTTATCGCAGGAAGTGGTTTGCCGTTATTTAAAAACATCAGTGAAAAAATTACGCTTAAACTCATAAAAACCAAAACGTTTAGCGCTGGTGCAGTCATTCTCTATTATGAACCGATAAATGTAAAAACAACGAATCATTAACATGAGGGTATTGGCATATCCCGAAAGTACGGCGAGCTTCGACAATAACGTCCCAATTGGGACATAGATGCGGACTATGTGTTCATAAGCCTAGTTCGTTAAGCGCCATTGTTTAAATTCATAAAAAATTAAATTTATTCTTCTTGAAACAAGAAAAGATAGAAAGAAGCTGCATCCCAGAATGAGAAAAGTAAATTCTATATATGATATGATTCAAGAATGGTTCCAATTAAAAAAAATCACCAGTGGACTTACTGGATCTGAGTTACGATCAGTTCGCACTACGCTTTACGTTCAATTTAGTATGTTTTTAATACCAACGCTCCTACTTGTCTCAGTGTATTATAATGAACCGCCAGAAACTCATTTATATTCTTTTATCCATTATTTCATTCTAATAATTCCATTATTATTTGCATTCGTCCTTATTAGGATGCGTTATTTCAATTTATCCGCTTTACTTACGTTAGTATCTATTAATTACCACCTCGGAGCACTGACATTAGCTCAAGCAGATGATCCGGCACCGCTAGGTTTTTTAATTACCTCAATTTTATCATTTCTAATGATCTCTAAGAAATTTAATGTTTCCCGATTTATAATGTCTATCGTGCCTTTAGGATTTTATATTTCGAGTCAGTACTATTATAGAGTTTTAGGCGGGAATGCATTATTTGGCCCACCCAAATGGATAGTATCAGCAGAGTATCTCATTCCCCCTCTAATACTAGTATGCTTTCTTATAGTGTTGATTGTTTACCAGTTTGTGAAAGCCGTAGATATGGCAGAAACAAAATTAACCGAAGAACATGAAAAGTCAGAAAAATTATTATTAAATATAATCCCCCAAGAGATAGCTGAAGAATTAAAACAAAAAGGAGTTAGCACACCTAGACAATTTAATTCCGCCACAATTTGTTTTACTGACTTTGAGGGTTTTACAAGTATCGCCGAAACTATGAGTCCAAAAGAGTTGGTAGCTGAATTGGATAGATGTTTTTCATACTTTGATAGCCTAATGGATCATTACAATCTTGAAAAACTAAAAACAATTGGGGATAGTTATATGTTTGTTGGAGGGATCCCCACTGAAAATAAAACACATGCCGTGGATTCTGTAATGGCAGCAATAGAGATACAAGCCTTTATGAACCAAATGAAAGATATAAAAAAATCTCAAAATCTACCGTATTGGGAATTAAGACTAGGAATTCATTCCGGTGAAGTGATTGCCGGAGTAATCGGCGATAAAAAATTTGCGTATGATGTTTGGAGCGATACAGTCAATATAGCAAGCAGATGTGAATCTTCAGGTGCTACTGGAAAGATAAATATATCCGAGGCTACCTTTGAACTTGTTAAAGACTTTTTTGATTGTGATTATCGTGGATATATAGAAGCAAAAAATAAAGGCAAAATTAAAATGTATTTTGTTAATGGTATACTAAAGGAACTTCAAGAAAAAAATAATCCAAACACTCCCAATAGTCAATTCAAAACAAGATATGCATTATTATAACCAAAAGATCATGGAACCATGACAAGGCGTTAACTGTTTAGAACGAATTTAAAATCTTCTAATACAATAATTACGAGATGATACATTTCCAAACCGATCATCGTAGCACATCCGATGTTCGTTGCCAATTTCAGAGCTCTATTTTTTTAGAGTAAATCAAATTTACCAATACAAAAAACCCCGATTATTCCGCATTATCGTATAGCAACTAACAATATTTTAAATTTCACTCTACTTACCCTGCTCCGACTAAAGCAAAATCCCCCTCTCTGATTCTCATACATACAAAATAAAATCTAAAAATATTTGTAAAATGAAATGTAAAAATATCTAGTAAAATATTTGTGATTAGAATAACAAAACCCAGAAATATGAAATTGGAAACTAATAGATTATCATTAGGAATTGGCAAGAAAATGATATAGATGATTTAATCGAAGGATTAAACGATTTTAATGTTTCAAAATGGCTTGCTTTAGTGCCATTTCCATATTCAAAGGAAAAAGCCGATGATTGGATAAAGTATTGTATAAAGAATGATACGGAAAATAATCATTTGCAGAAAAAATCAGGTTTTCATTTGAAGAGTTAGGATTAAGAAAACTCGAAAATGGTTTTTTTGATGGAAATGAATCCTCTAAAACAATACAAGAAGGATTTGGATACAAGATTGAAGGAAGAAGACGAAAGAAATATTATTGTATGGCCGATGGCGAATTAAAGGATGAAATAATAACCGGATTATTAAGAGAAGAGTGGATTAAATAAAATAAAAAATATTTCAAAATAGATTTTACTCCATCTAACCATAGCCTACCGTTACTCTACGATATTCGCTTCATTCACCCCTCATGCTCTTCCGCTTTTTAATCCGCGATCATAGATAATAACACCTCAAGCTATAGATATGTATAACCCGGTCAAAGATGGTATAAAAAAAACAGTTCAATCGGTAAGATATACCGAGGCGACACCGCCGCGCGATTTGTCAGAATTAGTGCATTGGTTTTGGGAACTGAAGACTGAATCTGTTTTGCCTGATGATTTCTGTCTTCACGTCCTTCCCGATGCTTGTGTAAATATCCTATTCAATATGGCAGATCCGCCAACTGCAGCGAACTCTCAAAAAGACAACGGGCTTTTCTCCTCACGACTTTCTCAAAGTATTACGCCTGCAACAGTCATTCAGAGGACATTACTTGGAGTCTTACGCTGACCAGTCCCACTTCATTCACTCGTTTAAAAAAATTACAGGTTACACACCCGCCGAATACTTCAAAAATTTTAATGTCTGATATATACAATACAAACTGTATATCGACCGCTATAATAAACCTTCAATATGTTAGAAATAACAAACGAAGGAGATACTTTTTATGGCAAAGACCAATGCAATCGGATGGTTCGACATCTACGTAAATGATTTAGAACGGGCTGCAATATTTTATGAAAGCGTATTCAAGCAAAAGCTTGAAAAAATGCCCGATCCGACAGGTGAAACAAAAATGATGAGTTTCCCTGCGGAGATGGCATCCTATGGGGCAGCAGGTGCTCTAGTAAAGTCAAACCATGCCGGCCCGGGAATCGGTGGCACAATGGTTTACTTTAGTGTTGAAGATTGTTCAGTAGAAGAATCAAGAGTTGTTGCCGCCGGAGGTAAAATAATCAGACCGAAGTTCTCAATTGGAGAATTCGGCTGGGTAACGTTATGTGAAGACTCTGAGGGAAATATGTTCGGTCTCAATTCAATGAAGTAATGTCACCTAATTATCATTAGTGAATAAAAAATTACAAACGCTTCGTCCGGAACGCCCCAAAAACGATCCGGACGTCAAAAAACAATTTCTTTCCAATCTACCTTCCTATCTAAAGCCTGCCAGTAACTTAGTATCAGCTGGAAACGGACTTTACACCTGAAAGATCATCCCCTCTTATCGTTTTGACAAACTTGCGCCTTAGGAGGTTACATCATCCATGATAACCAGGATCCGATCCGCTTTCCGTTGGATACTCGGACGGCACCTTATAGCTTTCCTCCCTGAGGAAGAGCGACGCTCCTTTCGTCTCACTGCCAATACTCTGGTCTGCCTGGCAGCACAGATTTTTTTGTGTTTCTCATTATGGGTGCAACTGGTCGCAATTGCTTTCATCTTCCCCGGCCAACAAGCAAATCTATATCTATCGGTAGCCATGCTCCTACCTCTGCTGATCGTCGTTCGCAAACGCAAAGTTACGCGAATGGTTCTTGCTTTCGTTCCGTTTTTTTTGTTTATCGCGCACGAGACCTACTTCAAAGTCCTAGGAGGAAATCGCTCAAGAGTTGAAGGACAAGGGAGTTTCCGAACCTCGCCTTCATAACAACGCAACCGTTTGTTTTACCGACTTCCAAGGTTTCACTCAGATTGCAGAGACACTGTCACCGACGGAACTCGTTGGAGAACTCGACCGTTGTTTCTCATACTTTGGACTCTTGGCGGATCTCAGACGGGCGGGAGAAGAGAGAATTCCCAACGAAGAATTTCGAAAACGGTATAAACAGCTCTAACACCGCTCTTAGAACTCGCGAAACCAAGAAACAGTCGTCGTCAAACCCCAAAATGACAATCGGAACCTTTTTTGAGTCAATCTTAAAAGGTTGACTTTTTTCCCTTATATAACAACATGTTTATATAAACGATTAGCTATGCAAACTCTCGACTCTACCTTCGCCGCACTCGCTGACCCAACTCGCCGTGCGATACTTATGCGCCTTGCGAAAGGCGACTCAACTGTTATGGAGCTCGCTAAACCCTTCCAAATGAGCCAGCCAGCCATCTCGCGGCATCTCAAAATTTTGGAGGAAGCAGGCCTTATTTCAACCACGATCCGTGCGCAAGAGCGTCCTCGCCGACTTGAAACTGCGCCGCTCAAAAAGGCCACGGATTGGATTGAGAAGTACCGCCAAATGTGGGAGAAACGTTACCAAGCGCTCGACGGACTACTCGAAGAATTGCAGGCAATACAAACAAATGGAGATCAATGAAAATGACAACAGATCAAAAAGAATTGAAGGTAGAGCTACGGGGCGAAACCGAAGTAGTGGTTACGCGCTATTTTGCGGCACCTCGTCAATTGGTATTCGATTGTTTTACAAAACCGGAATTGATGCGCCGATGGTTGACTGGTCCGGAAGGCTGGACTGTTGAGAAGATAGAGAACGATCTTAGGGTCGGCGGCAAATACCTGTACGTCTTTGCGGATTCAAACGGAAACAAAGGAGGTGTTTATGGAAAATTCCTAGAGGTGATCGTGCCTGAGAAAGTTGCAAATAACGAGAATTATGCGATGGACATGGCTACGTTTGATCCGGACGGTCCGGAAAATCCGGATGCTACCGTCGAGTCCCGCACATTTACTACCGAAGGAAATCTAACTCTCATGACTCATGTATGCAAATACGCCTCTGCGGAAGTGCGTAAGGCGGAACTTGGCGCGGCTGAAGGTTGGGTAGAACTCTGCAAAGTACTCGATAAATTATTATTAGAGCTTGTTT
The nucleotide sequence above comes from Leptospira kobayashii. Encoded proteins:
- a CDS encoding dihydrofolate reductase family protein, which encodes MRKLIAAINMTLDGFCDHTSGVPDEKIHQHYADLLRSADTALYGRITYQLMEFWRTVLKNPTGDKTMDDFAAAIDNIPKIIFSRTLKNVDWKTAKLATQDLEKEVLDLKQQSGKDVLVCSPSLIVALTKLNLIDEYQLCVHPVIAGSGLPLFKNISEKITLKLIKTKTFSAGAVILYYEPINVKTTNH
- a CDS encoding VOC family protein; its protein translation is MSKITPFLMFNDQLEAAIAFYTSTFPDSEIKNIARTGNDGPITSAEFVIGGQFFMGYNGGSYFQFSNGFSLFVDCRDQEEVDEYWNKLISAGAKPLQCGWITDQFSITWQIVPRRFMELINDPNPKKVKAVMDAMMEMIKLEVATLEKAYNEA
- a CDS encoding adenylate/guanylate cyclase domain-containing protein gives rise to the protein MRKVNSIYDMIQEWFQLKKITSGLTGSELRSVRTTLYVQFSMFLIPTLLLVSVYYNEPPETHLYSFIHYFILIIPLLFAFVLIRMRYFNLSALLTLVSINYHLGALTLAQADDPAPLGFLITSILSFLMISKKFNVSRFIMSIVPLGFYISSQYYYRVLGGNALFGPPKWIVSAEYLIPPLILVCFLIVLIVYQFVKAVDMAETKLTEEHEKSEKLLLNIIPQEIAEELKQKGVSTPRQFNSATICFTDFEGFTSIAETMSPKELVAELDRCFSYFDSLMDHYNLEKLKTIGDSYMFVGGIPTENKTHAVDSVMAAIEIQAFMNQMKDIKKSQNLPYWELRLGIHSGEVIAGVIGDKKFAYDVWSDTVNIASRCESSGATGKINISEATFELVKDFFDCDYRGYIEAKNKGKIKMYFVNGILKELQEKNNPNTPNSQFKTRYALL
- a CDS encoding ArsR/SmtB family transcription factor — its product is MQTLDSTFAALADPTRRAILMRLAKGDSTVMELAKPFQMSQPAISRHLKILEEAGLISTTIRAQERPRRLETAPLKKATDWIEKYRQMWEKRYQALDGLLEELQAIQTNGDQ
- the vapC gene encoding type II toxin-antitoxin system tRNA(fMet)-specific endonuclease VapC, which produces MSQYLLDTNICIYIINKRPEAVLKKFKKISLDNIFISSITEFELRYGVEKSQRHEQNLRILEDFLGYLNIISFDGNDSNVAANVRTRLEKKGEVIGPYDLLIASQAISRELILVTNNEKEFKRIKEIQLENWIH
- a CDS encoding VOC family protein; this encodes MMATLKGADFLAIQVKNIEASKKFYTEVLGFRTASFSPPHAVVFDTSPIPFAIREPVVDLSQLKNPGTGIALWFKCDDSVAYCKEIREKGAEIISSPEMGPFGMTFQFKDLDGYILTVHDKP
- a CDS encoding GIY-YIG nuclease family protein codes for the protein MGKKITIYQIDDNETGPKTIEVGGSSLRAIYSPRSRLKELLNRTEYKNPGIYVLNSFPKENTFNERIYIGEADPLEERLKNHLSDDTKDFVECVAVFSSNPGELTKAHIKNMESKLYVFATNSKNCEIDNSNKPTLSTLSEADESLVDNFIQQIKLIFPLLGFRFLIPSTILSENIELQNLQKFKITRKGLSANLIINDQGYVVLKGSTASKEVFSSLGSYTALRNKLIETNVLIESNGHLVFNEDTIFSSPSAASCIVLGTASSGPEEWKTETGIKLKDIN
- a CDS encoding DUF6597 domain-containing transcriptional factor, coding for MSELVHWFWELKTESVLPDDFCLHVLPDACVNILFNMADPPTAANSQKDNGLFSSRLSQSITPATVIQRTLLGVLR
- a CDS encoding HigA family addiction module antitoxin → MKNTKTRKPTHPGEVLLQDVLKPLNLPISEAAKSLGVSRKTLSEIVNQKAGITPNMAVRIAYATNTSAESWIRMQGKYDLWLAMQEKINHIEKFPIAV
- a CDS encoding MarR family winged helix-turn-helix transcriptional regulator encodes the protein MKKFYAESHPGYLLKIAQHELRKMMDNKLKEIELTTPQYATLNAIHEYPGISNAEIARKSFITPQTSNLIIKNLVERNLIIRKVDSKHGRIQKNTLSEAGKRLLGTANNYVETAEYELFSSLSREEIKILTSLLQKILKRKIEKNIFG
- a CDS encoding type II toxin-antitoxin system RelE/ParE family toxin, coding for MIKSFLHKGLEDFFNTGSKKGIRPDHSSKLARILDRLDASLKPEDMDLPGYKLHPLKGDKKKRWSVSVNGNWRVTFLFVGKDAILVDYEDYH
- a CDS encoding toxin-antitoxin system, antitoxin component, producing MKKHYDFSKGKKGIFFIKDKKDIHLPIYLDNDIEEYFSKIAFSKGKDINSIINKVLKKEVELQKELSA
- a CDS encoding VOC family protein; its protein translation is MAKTNAIGWFDIYVNDLERAAIFYESVFKQKLEKMPDPTGETKMMSFPAEMASYGAAGALVKSNHAGPGIGGTMVYFSVEDCSVEESRVVAAGGKIIRPKFSIGEFGWVTLCEDSEGNMFGLNSMK
- a CDS encoding antitoxin translates to MNRAKLFKNGDSQAIRLPKEFRFNGKEVYIRKEGANVILSPIDDAADRLWSILGQFPDDLRIERNQPKGFDKRESI